A portion of the Kribbella jejuensis genome contains these proteins:
- a CDS encoding response regulator, producing the protein MIRVLLADDQALVRAGFRSLLNSEDDITVVGEVSDGAEAVVVARREKPDVVLMDIRMPGTDGLEATRRIGADPELSGVHVVILTTFDLDEYVFEALRVGASGFLVKDTEPVELLQAVRVVARGDALLSPGVTRRLVAEFASRSRQPYASKELDVLTEREKEIVALVGEGLSNDEIAQRLVLSPATAKTHVSRAMIKLGVRDRAQLVVLAYQTGLVRPGWLG; encoded by the coding sequence ATGATTCGGGTGTTGCTGGCGGACGATCAGGCGTTGGTGCGGGCCGGGTTCCGGTCGTTGCTGAACTCCGAGGACGACATCACCGTGGTCGGCGAGGTTTCGGACGGCGCGGAGGCGGTCGTGGTCGCGCGGCGCGAGAAGCCCGACGTGGTGCTGATGGACATCCGGATGCCCGGTACCGACGGCCTGGAGGCGACCCGGCGGATCGGGGCCGACCCGGAGCTGTCCGGCGTCCATGTGGTGATCCTGACGACGTTCGACCTGGACGAGTACGTGTTCGAGGCGTTGCGGGTCGGGGCGAGCGGCTTCCTGGTGAAGGACACCGAACCGGTCGAGCTGCTGCAGGCGGTGCGCGTGGTGGCGCGCGGGGACGCGCTGTTGTCGCCCGGGGTGACGCGGCGGCTGGTGGCGGAGTTCGCGTCGCGGTCGCGTCAGCCCTACGCGAGCAAGGAGCTCGACGTACTCACGGAACGCGAGAAGGAGATCGTCGCGCTCGTCGGCGAAGGCCTGTCGAACGACGAGATCGCGCAACGGCTCGTGCTGAGTCCGGCGACCGCCAAGACCCACGTGAGCCGCGCGATGATCAAGCTGGGCGTGCGCGATCGCGCGCAACTCGTCGTCCTCGCGTACCAAACCGGGCTCGTCCGCCCCGGTTGGTTGGGTTGA
- a CDS encoding ABC transporter ATP-binding protein: MDALVEVSGLTKRYGETVAVDGVDLTVLAGEVYGFLGPNGAGKTTTLRILTGLIAPTSGRVRVLGGRPGESAVLGRTGSMIESPAFYPYLSGLDNLRLLAEYAGVERRRIDEVLELVDLAERAKDRFSTYSLGMKQRLGVAAALLKDPELVILDEPTNGLDPAGMRGMRRLIRELGSGGRTVLLSSHLLGEVQQICDRVGIINAGRMVAEHNVDELRGEQELVVRAAPEQQAKALLARFGTVHQYDDTLRVQVDPRRAAEVNRALVEAGIEVSELHTTERALEDIFFELTSEEKADVG; this comes from the coding sequence ATGGATGCGTTGGTGGAGGTCAGTGGGCTGACCAAGAGGTACGGCGAGACGGTTGCGGTTGACGGGGTTGATCTGACCGTGTTGGCGGGTGAGGTTTACGGGTTTCTCGGGCCTAACGGGGCGGGTAAGACGACGACCCTGCGGATCCTCACTGGGTTGATCGCGCCGACCAGCGGGAGGGTGCGGGTGCTCGGTGGTAGGCCAGGTGAGTCGGCGGTGTTGGGGCGAACAGGGTCGATGATCGAGTCGCCCGCGTTCTACCCGTACCTGTCGGGGCTCGACAACCTGCGGCTGCTGGCGGAGTACGCCGGTGTTGAGCGGCGGCGGATCGACGAGGTGCTCGAGCTGGTCGACCTGGCGGAGCGCGCGAAGGACCGGTTCTCGACGTACTCGCTCGGCATGAAGCAGCGGCTCGGTGTCGCGGCCGCGTTGCTCAAGGATCCCGAGCTGGTGATCCTCGACGAGCCGACGAACGGGCTCGACCCGGCCGGGATGCGCGGCATGCGGCGCCTCATCCGCGAGCTCGGTAGCGGCGGGCGGACCGTACTGCTGTCCAGCCACCTGCTCGGCGAGGTACAGCAGATCTGCGACCGGGTCGGCATCATCAACGCCGGCCGGATGGTTGCCGAGCACAACGTCGACGAGCTCCGCGGTGAGCAGGAACTCGTCGTACGGGCCGCGCCCGAGCAGCAGGCGAAGGCGCTACTGGCCCGCTTCGGCACGGTCCATCAGTACGACGACACGCTGCGGGTCCAGGTCGATCCGCGACGGGCCGCCGAGGTGAACCGTGCGCTCGTCGAGGCCGGAATCGAGGTGTCCGAACTGCACACCACCGAACGCGCTCTCGAGGACATCTTCTTCGAGTTGACCAGTGAGGAGAAGGCCGATGTTGGGTAG
- a CDS encoding ABC transporter permease: protein MLGSYRAEILKLRKRSAVWALFGAGLVLSLIFGYLLPYVAYTTGDDTPGTTGVPRAEVLRGMLPERVIDNTIGGYPIFAGALALVLGAIVIGAEYTWGTLKTVLTQHPRRLTILSAQFLALGTMIAFWVLTIFAACALCSIAIAAAENGATNWPSLGDLLQGLAGGWLVLLMWCLAGATLAVAFRNVALPIGLGVVWILGIETLLAGVVSSLLPSLKWLANVLPGTNAGSLVFSVTGMAPTDAPTPSWGPGRPGDATSPDAGVDQG from the coding sequence ATGTTGGGTAGCTATCGGGCCGAGATCCTCAAGCTGCGCAAGCGATCCGCCGTCTGGGCGCTGTTCGGCGCCGGCCTCGTGCTGAGCCTGATCTTCGGGTACCTGCTGCCGTACGTCGCCTACACGACGGGCGATGACACGCCGGGCACAACCGGCGTACCCCGCGCTGAGGTGCTCCGCGGGATGTTGCCGGAACGCGTCATCGACAACACGATCGGCGGCTACCCGATCTTCGCCGGCGCGCTCGCTCTGGTCCTCGGCGCGATCGTGATCGGGGCCGAGTACACCTGGGGCACTCTCAAGACCGTCCTCACCCAGCACCCGCGCCGCCTGACCATCTTGAGCGCGCAGTTTCTTGCCCTGGGCACCATGATCGCGTTCTGGGTGCTCACCATCTTCGCCGCCTGTGCACTGTGCAGCATCGCCATCGCCGCCGCGGAGAATGGCGCCACCAACTGGCCAAGCCTCGGCGATCTCCTCCAAGGCCTGGCCGGCGGCTGGCTGGTCCTGCTGATGTGGTGCCTGGCCGGCGCCACCCTAGCCGTTGCCTTCCGCAACGTCGCGCTACCGATCGGCCTGGGCGTCGTCTGGATCCTCGGCATCGAAACCCTCCTGGCAGGAGTCGTCAGCAGCCTCCTACCAAGCCTCAAGTGGCTCGCCAACGTACTCCCAGGCACGAACGCCGGCTCCCTGGTCTTCAGCGTGACAGGCATGGCCCCCACCGACGCACCCACGCCGTCCTGGGGGCCTGGACGACCAGGAGACGCGACGTCACCTGATGCCGGCGTGGACCAGGGCTAG
- a CDS encoding glycoside hydrolase family 125 protein, which translates to MIDPEVLARAVVAVRQASGDEVIAEMFRRSMAENLPAVAERLPDGTTFVLTGDIPAMWLRDSAAQLRPYLLLCKDDPGLQEVLIGVLHRQLEYVVLDPYANAFNKEPNGAGHVTDETEMSPWVWERKYEIDSLCFPLELAYRLWRITGRADVIDGRFRAAAEAIVDLWTVEQDHEARSPYRFQRHDDRDSDTLVREGRGRLTKPTGMSWSAFRPSDDATELGFNVPGNMFASVVLGYLQEIATEVLRDEPLADRAKALKAEIDEGIATFGIVQHPVHGRVYAYEVDGLGEALLMDDANMPSLLGIPLTGYAAEDDPTYLATRQLLLSPDNPYYYSGTVAAGIGSPHTPPRYIWHIALAVQGISSTSAAERQQLLELLRDTTGGTGQMHEGFDVDNPHNYTREWFSWANAMFCELALVHAGIR; encoded by the coding sequence ATGATCGACCCCGAGGTCCTGGCTCGCGCTGTTGTGGCCGTTCGGCAGGCCAGTGGCGACGAGGTGATCGCGGAGATGTTCCGGCGTTCGATGGCCGAGAACCTGCCCGCGGTCGCCGAGCGGCTGCCGGACGGGACGACGTTCGTACTCACCGGCGACATCCCGGCGATGTGGCTGCGCGACTCCGCCGCCCAGCTCCGCCCGTACCTGCTGCTGTGCAAGGACGATCCGGGGCTGCAGGAGGTCCTGATCGGCGTACTGCACCGGCAGCTGGAGTACGTCGTCCTCGATCCGTACGCGAACGCCTTCAACAAGGAGCCGAACGGCGCCGGCCACGTCACCGACGAGACCGAGATGTCGCCGTGGGTGTGGGAGCGCAAGTACGAGATCGACTCGCTGTGCTTCCCGCTCGAGCTGGCGTACCGGCTGTGGCGGATCACCGGCCGCGCGGACGTGATCGACGGCCGGTTCCGGGCCGCGGCCGAGGCGATCGTCGACCTGTGGACGGTGGAGCAGGACCACGAGGCGCGGTCGCCGTACCGGTTCCAGCGGCACGACGACCGCGACTCGGACACGCTGGTCCGGGAGGGACGCGGCCGGTTGACCAAGCCGACCGGGATGTCGTGGAGCGCGTTCCGGCCGAGTGACGACGCGACCGAGTTGGGCTTCAACGTTCCGGGGAACATGTTCGCGTCGGTGGTGCTCGGCTACCTGCAGGAGATCGCGACCGAAGTCCTGCGGGACGAGCCGCTGGCCGATCGCGCGAAGGCGCTGAAGGCGGAGATCGACGAGGGCATCGCCACGTTCGGCATCGTGCAGCATCCGGTGCACGGCCGGGTTTACGCGTACGAGGTCGACGGGCTGGGGGAGGCGTTGCTGATGGACGACGCCAACATGCCGAGCCTCCTTGGAATCCCCCTCACCGGGTACGCCGCCGAAGACGACCCGACCTATCTCGCGACTCGTCAGCTACTGCTCAGCCCTGACAACCCGTACTACTACAGCGGCACCGTCGCCGCCGGCATCGGCAGCCCGCACACACCCCCGCGCTACATCTGGCACATCGCCCTGGCTGTCCAGGGCATCTCGAGCACGTCCGCCGCCGAACGCCAGCAGCTGTTGGAGCTCCTCCGCGACACCACCGGCGGCACCGGCCAGATGCACGAGGGCTTCGACGTCGACAACCCCCACAACTACACCCGCGAATGGTTCTCCTGGGCCAACGCCATGTTCTGCGAACTAGCCCTGGTCCACGCCGGCATCAGGTGA